Below is a genomic region from Acetomicrobium sp. S15 = DSM 107314.
ACCGATATAGCAGACGCAACTTTGGATGTCCTGCGAGATGTTGCAAAATCAGGCGATGTGGCGAACGAGTTCAGCATCAATTACATTAAAGTATGGTTTGATGACAAGGAGTCTGTCGAAATAGATCCGTTCAACTTCATTGCCAGGGTTAACG
It encodes:
- a CDS encoding phage major tail tube protein, whose translation is MANEFSINYIKVWFDDKESVEIDPFNFIARVN